A part of Longimicrobiaceae bacterium genomic DNA contains:
- the uxaC gene encoding glucuronate isomerase, whose protein sequence is MQSPVLDSVRTADDGVLRLDDDRFFDPDPTIRGIARELYAETRDLPIVGPHGHVDPSLLAENRPFPEPTALILIPDHYIFRMLYSQGIRLESLGIPARDGTMVETDPRKIWQIFGEHWYLFRGTPTGAWLDHEFHEVFGIRRKLNGQTAQQIYDEIAEKLRTPEFLPRALFERFNIEVLCTTDAATDTLEHHQAIRDSGWGGRVIPCFRPDAVLRISLPGWRAEIEKLSEVCGYEVADYRSFIRALEDRRTYFRSLGATATDHAVLEPYTERLPDAEADTLFQRALRGQATEEDQRRFEAHMLMEMARMSTEDGMVMQIHAGSLRDHNQAIFERFGQDKGADIPIRTEYTRNLRALLNAYGNDPNFRLVLFTLDESTYSRELAPLAGHYPAVRLGPAWWFHDSIEGMTRYRQLTTETAGIYNTAGFNDDTRAFCSIPARHDLSRRVDANFLAGLVARHIVDMSDAREMARALAYDLAKETYRLA, encoded by the coding sequence ATGCAATCACCGGTACTCGACTCCGTCCGGACCGCCGACGACGGCGTCCTGAGGCTCGACGACGACCGCTTCTTCGATCCGGACCCAACGATCCGCGGCATCGCCCGCGAGCTGTACGCGGAGACGCGCGACCTCCCCATCGTGGGTCCGCACGGACACGTCGACCCCTCGCTGCTGGCGGAGAACCGGCCTTTCCCCGAGCCGACGGCGCTGATCCTGATCCCGGATCACTACATCTTCCGGATGCTCTATTCGCAGGGAATCCGGCTGGAGTCGCTGGGAATCCCCGCGCGCGACGGGACCATGGTCGAGACGGATCCCCGCAAGATCTGGCAGATCTTCGGCGAGCACTGGTACCTGTTCCGAGGAACCCCGACCGGCGCGTGGCTGGATCACGAGTTCCACGAAGTCTTCGGCATCCGGCGCAAGCTGAACGGCCAGACGGCGCAGCAGATCTATGACGAGATCGCGGAGAAGCTGCGCACTCCTGAGTTCCTCCCGCGCGCGCTCTTCGAGCGCTTCAACATCGAGGTGCTCTGCACCACCGACGCGGCCACCGATACCCTCGAGCACCACCAGGCCATCCGGGATTCGGGCTGGGGTGGCCGGGTGATTCCGTGCTTCCGGCCGGACGCGGTTCTTCGGATCTCGCTGCCCGGCTGGCGGGCGGAGATAGAGAAGCTATCGGAGGTCTGCGGATACGAAGTAGCGGATTATCGCTCGTTCATCCGGGCACTCGAGGATCGGCGGACCTACTTCCGGTCGCTGGGCGCCACCGCCACCGATCATGCGGTCCTGGAGCCGTACACGGAGCGTCTTCCGGACGCGGAGGCGGATACCCTCTTCCAACGTGCCCTGCGCGGCCAGGCGACGGAGGAGGATCAGCGGCGCTTCGAAGCGCACATGCTCATGGAGATGGCCCGGATGTCCACCGAGGATGGCATGGTGATGCAGATCCACGCGGGCTCACTCCGTGACCACAACCAGGCGATCTTCGAGCGCTTCGGGCAGGACAAGGGAGCCGACATCCCGATTCGCACCGAGTACACCCGTAACCTGCGGGCGCTGCTCAACGCCTACGGGAACGACCCGAATTTCCGGCTCGTGCTATTCACCCTGGACGAATCCACCTACTCGCGCGAACTGGCGCCGCTCGCGGGGCATTATCCGGCGGTGCGCCTGGGCCCGGCCTGGTGGTTCCACGACTCCATCGAGGGGATGACCCGGTACCGTCAGCTCACGACGGAGACGGCCGGTATCTACAACACCGCCGGGTTCAACGACGATACCCGCGCCTTCTGCTCGATCCCCGCGCGTCACGATCTCTCGCGGAGAGTGGACGCCAACTTCCTGGCGGGGCTGGTCGCGCGGCACATCGTCGACATGAGCGACGCTCGCGAAATGGCCCGCGCCCTGGCCTACGATCTCGCGAAGGAAACGTATCGGCTCGCGTAG
- a CDS encoding PVC-type heme-binding CxxCH protein, which produces MKASLIIGTTFGLAVVSAFAAEQLRPRAAELEGIEVASGLEATLFAESPMLTNPTNLDVDHRGRVWVVEGYNYRNSLHPDQPVREEGDRVVILEDSDGDGAADVQKVFYQGRDIDAAMGIAVLGNQVIVSSYGQVLRLTDTDGDDRADQKEVIFRLNDADHDHTVHAFVFGPDGRLYFNVGDEGKFVLTPAGDTIVDLAGNKVTSNGNPYRKGMAFRVEPDGSRFEVLGHNFRNPYEVSVDAYGTLWQSDNDDDGNRAVRINFVMEGGNYGYTDEMTGAGWRTPRTGMADSIPLRHWHLNDPGVVPNVLQTGAGSPAGIMVYEGSLLPERYHNAMIHADAGVRVVRAYPVEKDGAGYRGRIEPILTGTDDPLFRPVDVAAAPDGSLFVADWYDPGVGGHNVRDLTYGRVIRVAPPQQAYRVMPADLSTAEGAARALSSPNQATRYLAYRRLESLGAEEEAALRAVWESGSSREKARALWLLGLHPERGERYIDEALSSDDPDLRITGLRVARRAGLEILPLARRLVHDPSPQVRREVALALRYEDDPQTAEVWAELALQHDGRDRWYLEALGIAADGRWDQFFAAWVERAGDRLNTPAARDVVWRARTDAALPRLAAYIRATASEDEERLRYFRAFDFHQGAAREQTLLTLLDGDHPDRDAIAALALMHLTPEMAAGDGRVASALRRALDAVRGTERFVQLAERYEARERANELVDLALAQPDSSAGIQAARLALNWGAADGFASALAGDDEARTERATLVLGAAGSTEAVELLQNTVTATDRPLSLRRAAVQALGRTQSGERQLLELVRQRSLPADLEPAAAAVLFSSFRSGIREAAAEYLTPPAAASADGAPLPPVGELARQRGDVEAGRAVFARACAVCHTAEGVGNDFGPGLSTIGAKLSRGALYTAILEPSAGISFNYLGESIRLDDGTEVSGIVAGETENELTLRLPGGVSARYAKTRVEARQRLDGSLMPDNLEQAMTRQELVDLVEYLASLR; this is translated from the coding sequence ATGAAAGCATCTCTCATCATCGGCACCACCTTCGGCCTGGCGGTCGTCTCTGCCTTCGCCGCCGAGCAGCTCCGTCCCCGCGCCGCGGAGCTCGAAGGAATCGAGGTAGCCAGCGGTCTCGAGGCGACGCTCTTCGCGGAGTCGCCGATGCTCACCAACCCCACCAACCTCGACGTCGACCATCGAGGGCGGGTGTGGGTGGTGGAGGGCTACAACTACCGGAACTCCCTGCACCCCGATCAGCCTGTTCGGGAGGAGGGCGACCGCGTCGTGATCCTCGAGGATAGCGACGGCGACGGAGCGGCGGACGTCCAGAAGGTCTTCTACCAGGGCCGCGACATCGACGCGGCGATGGGGATCGCGGTCCTCGGCAACCAGGTGATCGTCTCCTCCTACGGCCAGGTCCTGCGCCTCACCGACACCGACGGGGACGACCGGGCAGATCAGAAGGAAGTGATCTTCCGGCTGAACGACGCCGACCACGACCATACCGTCCACGCCTTCGTCTTCGGCCCCGACGGCCGGCTCTACTTCAACGTGGGGGACGAGGGGAAGTTCGTCCTCACGCCCGCGGGCGACACGATTGTCGACCTGGCCGGGAACAAGGTCACGTCGAATGGCAATCCTTACCGGAAGGGGATGGCATTCCGCGTCGAACCGGACGGCAGCCGCTTCGAGGTGCTCGGCCACAACTTCCGGAACCCCTACGAGGTTTCGGTCGATGCGTACGGCACGCTCTGGCAGAGCGACAACGACGACGACGGGAACCGCGCCGTGCGCATCAACTTCGTGATGGAAGGCGGGAACTACGGCTACACCGACGAGATGACCGGGGCTGGCTGGCGCACGCCGCGCACGGGCATGGCGGATTCGATTCCTCTGCGCCACTGGCACCTGAACGATCCGGGCGTGGTCCCGAACGTCCTGCAGACGGGAGCCGGCTCGCCGGCGGGAATCATGGTGTACGAGGGTAGCCTCCTGCCGGAGCGATATCACAACGCCATGATCCACGCCGACGCCGGCGTGCGCGTGGTGCGGGCCTACCCGGTGGAGAAGGACGGCGCCGGCTATCGCGGGAGGATCGAACCGATCCTCACCGGGACCGACGATCCGCTCTTCCGCCCGGTCGACGTCGCCGCCGCGCCCGACGGCTCGCTCTTCGTGGCCGACTGGTACGATCCCGGAGTCGGCGGCCACAATGTCCGCGATCTGACTTACGGCCGGGTCATCCGGGTCGCTCCTCCGCAACAGGCCTACCGGGTGATGCCGGCGGACCTCTCGACGGCCGAGGGAGCTGCGCGGGCACTATCCAGCCCGAACCAGGCGACGCGCTACCTCGCCTATCGGCGCCTGGAGTCGCTGGGCGCGGAGGAAGAAGCCGCCCTCCGGGCGGTGTGGGAGAGTGGGAGCTCCCGCGAGAAGGCGCGCGCCCTATGGCTCCTCGGCCTCCATCCGGAGCGCGGCGAGCGCTACATCGACGAGGCTCTCTCCAGCGACGATCCCGACCTGCGGATCACAGGATTGCGTGTTGCCCGGCGCGCCGGGCTCGAGATCCTGCCGCTCGCCCGCCGCCTGGTGCACGACCCCTCACCGCAGGTACGCCGGGAAGTGGCGCTGGCGCTCCGGTATGAAGACGACCCACAGACGGCGGAGGTATGGGCGGAGCTCGCCCTCCAGCACGACGGACGGGACCGCTGGTACCTCGAGGCGCTGGGAATCGCGGCGGACGGGCGGTGGGACCAGTTCTTTGCCGCATGGGTAGAGCGCGCGGGCGATCGGTTGAACACGCCGGCAGCTCGCGACGTGGTGTGGAGGGCGCGCACGGACGCAGCACTCCCCCGGCTCGCGGCCTACATCCGTGCGACCGCGAGCGAGGACGAGGAGCGGTTGCGGTATTTCCGCGCCTTCGACTTCCACCAGGGTGCCGCGCGCGAGCAGACCCTCCTGACGCTGCTCGACGGCGACCATCCCGATCGCGACGCGATCGCTGCACTGGCCCTCATGCATCTGACGCCGGAAATGGCAGCAGGAGATGGCCGGGTGGCCTCTGCTCTGCGCCGGGCGCTCGACGCGGTGCGCGGCACCGAGCGCTTCGTGCAGCTAGCCGAGCGCTACGAGGCTCGAGAGCGCGCCAACGAGCTCGTCGATCTGGCGCTGGCGCAGCCGGACAGCTCAGCGGGCATCCAGGCGGCGAGGCTGGCCCTGAATTGGGGAGCGGCGGACGGCTTTGCCAGCGCGCTTGCGGGGGATGACGAAGCGCGGACGGAGCGGGCGACCCTGGTGCTGGGAGCGGCCGGCAGCACCGAGGCGGTCGAGCTCCTTCAAAACACCGTCACCGCGACGGACCGCCCGCTGTCGCTGCGGCGTGCGGCGGTTCAAGCCCTCGGGCGTACGCAGTCTGGTGAGCGACAGCTGCTGGAGCTCGTTCGCCAGAGGAGCCTTCCCGCGGACCTGGAGCCAGCGGCCGCCGCGGTGCTCTTCAGCTCTTTCCGCAGCGGAATCCGGGAGGCCGCGGCGGAGTACCTCACGCCACCGGCTGCCGCCTCTGCGGACGGGGCGCCGCTGCCGCCCGTAGGCGAGCTGGCGCGGCAGCGCGGCGACGTCGAGGCAGGGCGGGCGGTGTTCGCTCGCGCTTGCGCCGTCTGCCACACCGCCGAGGGCGTGGGGAATGACTTCGGGCCAGGCCTCTCCACCATCGGGGCGAAGCTGTCGCGCGGGGCACTGTACACAGCCATCCTGGAGCCGAGCGCGGGTATCAGCTTCAACTACCTTGGGGAATCGATCCGGCTCGACGACGGGACCGAAGTGTCGGGAATCGTCGCGGGAGAAACTGAAAACGAACTCACGTTGCGGCTCCCCGGCGGCGTCAGCGCCCGCTATGCGAAGACACGCGTCGAGGCGCGACAGCGGCTCGACGGGTCCCTCATGCCTGACAACCTGGAGCAGGCGATGACCCGCCAGGAACTGGTAGACCTGGTCGAGTACCTGGCCTCGCTCCGTTGA
- a CDS encoding altronate dehydratase family protein, translating into METPRTVQIHPADNVVVAVRPLAAGEEVELPTGRLHLAQDVPAGHKIAVVPIAAGEAVVKYGFPIGRATESIEPGAWVHSHNLATALSGKQSYEYRPVPPPAPYTGPVPTFMGYRRADGRVGVRNEVWIVNTVGCVNTAAERIARAASERFADRIDGVHAFAHPYGCSQLGDDLVNTQRVLAGLMRHPNAGGVLVLGLGCENNQMDSLLRVAGDVDQSRLLFFNTQDVLDEVEEGLDAVTQLVERMAVDRRVECPASELILGHKCGGSDGFSGISANALVGRIADRLSAMGGGVILTEVPEMFGAEQVLMNRAVDEQVFGQVVTMIDDFKDYFIRHGQPIYENPSPGNKAGGLTTLEEKSLGAIQKGGQAPVRRVLRYGDRAETGGLSLLEAPGNDGVSSTAMVASGAVILLFTTGRGTPLGFPVPTVKISSNTAIAEKKPHWIDFNAGRLLDGTATMEELADELFEYILDVASGREMTNNERHGYREIAIWKEGVTL; encoded by the coding sequence ATGGAAACCCCTCGGACGGTACAGATCCACCCCGCCGACAACGTGGTTGTGGCGGTGCGTCCCCTCGCCGCTGGCGAGGAGGTCGAGTTGCCCACGGGCCGGCTCCACCTCGCGCAGGATGTACCCGCCGGCCATAAGATCGCCGTCGTGCCGATCGCGGCGGGCGAGGCGGTGGTGAAGTACGGCTTCCCCATCGGGCGGGCCACCGAGTCGATCGAGCCGGGAGCGTGGGTGCACTCTCACAACCTGGCGACCGCTCTCTCGGGGAAGCAGAGCTACGAGTACCGTCCGGTCCCACCGCCAGCGCCGTACACGGGCCCGGTCCCGACCTTCATGGGGTACCGCCGGGCCGACGGGCGGGTAGGCGTGCGGAACGAGGTCTGGATCGTCAACACGGTGGGCTGCGTGAATACTGCCGCTGAACGGATCGCCCGCGCCGCTTCGGAGCGCTTCGCGGATCGCATCGACGGCGTACACGCCTTCGCCCACCCGTACGGCTGCAGCCAGCTCGGCGACGACCTGGTCAACACCCAACGCGTGCTCGCGGGGCTCATGCGCCATCCGAACGCCGGCGGGGTGCTGGTGCTCGGGCTGGGGTGCGAGAACAACCAGATGGACAGCCTCCTCCGCGTCGCCGGCGACGTGGACCAGAGCCGTCTCCTCTTCTTCAACACCCAGGACGTGCTGGACGAGGTCGAGGAAGGCCTCGACGCGGTGACGCAGCTGGTCGAGCGCATGGCGGTTGATCGGCGCGTGGAGTGCCCCGCCTCCGAACTCATCCTGGGGCACAAGTGCGGCGGCTCAGACGGCTTCAGTGGCATCTCGGCCAACGCCCTGGTCGGGCGAATCGCCGACCGGCTGTCCGCCATGGGCGGCGGCGTCATCCTCACCGAGGTGCCGGAGATGTTCGGCGCTGAGCAGGTGCTGATGAACCGCGCCGTCGACGAGCAGGTCTTCGGCCAGGTCGTCACCATGATCGACGACTTCAAGGACTACTTCATCCGGCACGGCCAGCCGATCTATGAGAACCCGTCCCCGGGGAACAAGGCGGGCGGCCTCACCACCCTGGAGGAGAAATCCCTCGGCGCAATTCAGAAAGGAGGGCAGGCCCCCGTGCGCCGCGTCCTGCGCTACGGCGACCGGGCGGAGACCGGCGGCCTCTCCCTGCTGGAGGCGCCCGGCAACGACGGGGTCTCGTCCACCGCTATGGTGGCGAGCGGCGCTGTGATCCTGCTCTTCACTACCGGCCGTGGGACCCCGCTGGGCTTCCCGGTCCCGACCGTCAAGATCTCCTCGAACACGGCGATCGCGGAGAAGAAGCCGCACTGGATCGACTTCAACGCGGGACGGCTGCTTGATGGTACGGCAACGATGGAGGAGCTCGCTGACGAGCTGTTCGAGTACATCCTCGACGTCGCCTCGGGACGCGAGATGACGAACAACGAGCGTCACGGGTACCGAGAGATCGCCATCTGGAAGGAAGGAGTCACTCTCTGA
- a CDS encoding tagaturonate reductase, whose protein sequence is MQPTLSRRLILDPEFRARTDVVLPDPAHLDLPERAIQFGTGAFLRGFVDYFLDQANRQGRFNGRVVMVGSTGSGRDRTINEQDGLYTLSIQGLKERERFEENRVIGSVSRAISSQGAWGEVLACARNPDLRLVFSNTTEVGITLDQGDDPSLEPPRSFPGKLARFLLERGRAFDYAEEAGVVVIPCELIEDNGDRLRQIVLDLAARWGVEEAFGRWIESSVPFCNTLVDRIVPGKPTEERARELRERLGYQDEMLTACEVYRLFAIQGDSALEQRLEFAQADPGVIVTSDVTPYRERKVRLLNGTHTAMVPAALLCGHESVRAAVEDDLVGAFVRKLMFDEIVPTLEAEGAEQFARDVIDRFSNPFIRHALLDITLQGTMKMRVRNVPTIRRYAQRFGRAPSAFSFGLAAFLVFMRGELQASARERGLRVPPDDQSDRLREHWEALPDRTDEALRELAATTLSDQVLWEDDLTSIPGLLTAVSESLIRIEGQGAEPALAALLEKDAA, encoded by the coding sequence ATGCAACCGACACTATCCCGCAGGCTGATTCTGGATCCCGAGTTCCGGGCACGAACCGACGTGGTTCTGCCTGACCCCGCGCATTTGGATCTCCCCGAACGGGCGATCCAGTTCGGCACCGGCGCGTTCCTGCGCGGCTTCGTCGACTACTTTCTGGACCAGGCGAATCGTCAGGGTCGCTTCAACGGCCGGGTGGTGATGGTGGGATCCACCGGGAGCGGTCGCGACCGGACGATCAACGAGCAGGACGGCCTGTACACCCTGTCGATCCAGGGGCTGAAGGAAAGAGAGAGGTTCGAGGAGAACCGGGTGATCGGTTCCGTGAGCCGGGCGATCTCGTCGCAGGGCGCCTGGGGCGAGGTGCTGGCCTGCGCGCGCAACCCCGACCTGCGCCTCGTCTTCTCCAATACCACGGAGGTCGGAATCACCCTCGACCAGGGGGACGATCCGTCGCTCGAGCCACCGCGCTCGTTCCCTGGCAAGCTGGCGCGCTTCCTCCTCGAGCGGGGCAGGGCATTCGACTACGCGGAGGAAGCCGGGGTGGTGGTGATTCCCTGCGAGCTGATCGAGGACAACGGCGATCGGCTGCGCCAGATCGTGCTCGATCTCGCCGCGCGCTGGGGCGTGGAGGAGGCCTTCGGGCGCTGGATCGAGAGCTCGGTGCCCTTCTGCAACACCCTCGTGGACCGCATCGTCCCGGGTAAGCCCACGGAGGAGCGCGCCCGAGAGCTGCGCGAACGCCTCGGCTACCAGGACGAGATGCTCACCGCCTGCGAGGTCTACCGGCTCTTCGCCATACAGGGAGACTCTGCGCTGGAGCAGAGGCTCGAGTTCGCTCAGGCCGACCCGGGGGTGATCGTCACGTCCGACGTCACCCCGTATCGGGAGCGCAAGGTGCGCTTGCTGAACGGCACGCACACGGCAATGGTTCCCGCCGCCCTGCTGTGCGGGCACGAGAGCGTTCGGGCGGCGGTGGAGGACGATCTGGTCGGCGCCTTCGTCCGGAAGCTGATGTTCGACGAGATCGTTCCCACGCTCGAGGCGGAGGGTGCCGAGCAGTTTGCGCGCGACGTCATCGACCGGTTCTCCAACCCGTTCATCCGCCACGCGCTGCTCGACATCACGCTGCAGGGAACGATGAAGATGCGGGTGCGCAACGTTCCCACCATCCGCCGATATGCGCAGCGCTTCGGCCGGGCTCCGAGCGCCTTTTCCTTCGGGCTCGCCGCCTTCCTCGTCTTCATGCGGGGAGAGCTGCAGGCATCCGCCCGAGAGCGCGGCCTCCGCGTACCTCCGGACGATCAGTCGGATCGGCTGCGTGAGCACTGGGAGGCGCTCCCCGACCGGACCGACGAGGCGCTACGCGAGCTGGCCGCTACCACTCTCTCCGATCAAGTGCTCTGGGAGGACGACCTCACCTCCATTCCGGGATTGCTCACGGCGGTCTCGGAGAGCTTGATCCGGATCGAGGGGCAGGGAGCCGAGCCAGCCCTCGCGGCGCTCCTCGAGAAAGACGCCGCGTGA
- a CDS encoding bifunctional 4-hydroxy-2-oxoglutarate aldolase/2-dehydro-3-deoxy-phosphogluconate aldolase: MQDALERLRQLRLAPVIVIDDPADAEPLAEALVAGGLPCAEVTFRTAAAAEAIRRMTKAQPEMLVGAGTVLTTEQAAQAREAGAQFIVSPGFNPVVVDYCLERGIPIFPGVCTPTEIEAGLQRGLKVLKFFPAEPAGGLSYLKAISAPYSMVEFIPTGGINAEKLPAYLSFRSVVACGGSWMAPSDWIRAGQFDRIREETAKAVEAIRQTTGERT, encoded by the coding sequence ATGCAAGATGCGCTCGAACGGCTGAGGCAGTTGCGACTCGCACCGGTGATCGTCATCGACGATCCCGCCGACGCCGAACCGCTCGCTGAAGCCCTGGTGGCCGGTGGCCTCCCCTGCGCGGAAGTGACCTTCCGGACCGCCGCGGCGGCGGAGGCGATCCGCCGTATGACGAAGGCGCAGCCGGAGATGCTGGTGGGGGCGGGCACCGTTCTCACCACCGAGCAGGCCGCCCAGGCGCGGGAGGCAGGAGCGCAGTTCATCGTGAGCCCGGGGTTCAACCCGGTCGTCGTGGATTACTGCCTCGAGCGGGGGATTCCCATCTTCCCGGGGGTCTGCACGCCGACCGAGATCGAGGCGGGGCTGCAGCGTGGCCTCAAGGTCCTCAAGTTCTTCCCTGCGGAGCCGGCGGGAGGGCTGTCGTACCTGAAGGCGATCTCGGCTCCCTATTCGATGGTGGAGTTCATCCCCACGGGTGGGATCAACGCGGAGAAGCTGCCCGCGTACCTTTCCTTCCGCAGCGTGGTGGCCTGCGGAGGGTCCTGGATGGCACCGAGCGACTGGATCCGCGCGGGACAGTTCGACAGGATCCGCGAGGAGACCGCGAAGGCCGTTGAAGCAATCAGACAGACGACCGGGGAAAGAACATGA
- a CDS encoding sugar kinase → MKRVVTFGEIMLRLKSPGHERLFQSPVLEATFGGGECNVAVSLANFGVPASFVTAVPDNNLGDAAIAEARRFGVDTTFIRRQGERLGIYFLETGSNQRPSKVTYDRAHSSIATARPGDFDWDAILADAGWFHITGITPALSQSAADLALEAVQQARAKGIPVSCDYNYRKNLWKYGKSAPEVMRELVKHVTVGIANEEDCQKSLGIEVDVDVQSGELETEKYRQMAERVMREFPNLEKQAITLRESRSADRNGWGACLHNGTDFLVSRKYEITDIVDRVGGGDSFAAGLIYGLLSYDDDQQALEFATAASCLKHTIPGDFNRVSVAEVQALMKGDASGRVQR, encoded by the coding sequence ATGAAGCGTGTGGTGACGTTCGGGGAGATCATGCTGCGGCTGAAATCCCCGGGGCACGAGAGGCTCTTCCAGTCGCCAGTGCTCGAGGCGACCTTCGGTGGGGGCGAGTGCAACGTGGCGGTCTCGCTCGCCAACTTCGGTGTTCCGGCCTCCTTCGTCACCGCGGTGCCGGACAACAACCTGGGAGACGCGGCGATCGCCGAGGCACGGCGCTTCGGGGTGGACACCACCTTCATCCGGCGGCAGGGTGAGCGGCTGGGGATCTACTTCCTCGAGACCGGCTCGAACCAGCGACCCTCCAAGGTGACGTACGACCGGGCGCACTCCTCCATCGCCACCGCCCGCCCGGGGGACTTCGACTGGGACGCAATCCTGGCTGACGCGGGGTGGTTCCACATCACCGGCATCACGCCCGCGCTGAGCCAGAGCGCGGCGGACCTGGCGCTCGAGGCGGTGCAGCAGGCCCGGGCCAAAGGGATCCCCGTGTCGTGCGATTACAACTATCGCAAGAACCTCTGGAAGTACGGCAAGTCGGCTCCCGAGGTCATGCGGGAGCTGGTCAAGCACGTGACCGTGGGGATCGCGAACGAGGAGGACTGCCAGAAGTCGCTCGGCATCGAGGTCGACGTGGATGTCCAGTCGGGCGAGCTGGAGACGGAGAAGTACCGGCAGATGGCCGAGCGCGTGATGCGCGAGTTTCCCAATCTCGAGAAGCAGGCGATCACCCTGCGCGAGAGCCGCAGCGCCGATCGCAACGGCTGGGGGGCTTGCCTGCACAATGGCACCGACTTCCTGGTCAGCCGCAAGTACGAGATCACCGATATCGTGGACCGAGTGGGCGGCGGCGATTCGTTCGCCGCCGGGCTGATCTACGGTCTGCTGAGCTACGATGACGACCAGCAAGCGCTCGAGTTCGCGACCGCAGCCTCGTGTCTGAAGCACACGATTCCCGGTGACTTCAACCGTGTCAGCGTGGCCGAGGTGCAGGCCCTGATGAAAGGCGATGCCAGCGGCCGCGTCCAGCGATAG
- a CDS encoding MFS transporter, whose product MDSKERNPGTESVELDAANAGSAGASAIAQAAEGVPGAIKGKRTGYRWVICGMIFLATTINYIDRQVISILAPYLTDLFNWSEVDYATIVQAFSISYGFGYLLMGRLSDIIGVKRGYSLFIGGWSLAAMAHAVARTVPGFAFARGLLGISEGGNFPVAIKAVAEWFPKNERAFATGIFNAGTNVGAMLAPVLVPMITLTLGWQWAFILTGLLGFVWIIAWWAIYRSPEDHPRVSAAELAYIRSDPPEPTHKVGWGKLLTYKQTWAFVGAKFFTDPIWWFYLFWMPKFLDTNFGLSLSELVWPLLTIYVVADVGSVAGGYVSGALMNRGWSVNMGRKIAMLIPALLIVFTVFAPLATTMWMAVAFVSMAAASHQWWSANLFTTASDMFPRWATASVVGLGGFAGSMGGFLFQWLTGQILEATDSNYTVIFIICGLAYVTALGIFHIIVPNLEPAKIEKPA is encoded by the coding sequence ATGGATTCGAAAGAGAGAAACCCGGGCACGGAGTCGGTCGAGCTCGATGCGGCCAATGCCGGGAGCGCCGGGGCATCCGCAATCGCGCAAGCCGCCGAAGGCGTTCCGGGAGCGATCAAGGGGAAGCGCACCGGTTATCGGTGGGTAATCTGCGGTATGATCTTCCTGGCGACGACGATCAACTACATCGATCGCCAGGTGATCAGCATCCTGGCTCCCTACCTCACCGACCTGTTCAACTGGTCGGAGGTGGATTACGCCACGATCGTACAGGCGTTCAGCATCTCATACGGCTTCGGCTACCTGTTGATGGGTCGCCTGAGCGATATCATCGGCGTGAAGCGGGGCTACTCTCTCTTCATCGGCGGGTGGAGCCTCGCCGCGATGGCGCACGCGGTGGCGCGCACGGTGCCGGGCTTCGCCTTTGCGCGCGGCCTGCTCGGCATCAGTGAGGGCGGAAACTTCCCGGTCGCCATCAAGGCGGTCGCCGAGTGGTTCCCCAAGAACGAGCGGGCGTTCGCGACCGGGATCTTCAATGCGGGCACGAACGTCGGGGCGATGCTGGCGCCCGTGCTGGTCCCGATGATCACCCTCACGCTCGGATGGCAGTGGGCCTTCATCCTGACCGGCCTGCTCGGCTTCGTCTGGATCATCGCCTGGTGGGCGATCTACCGCTCTCCGGAGGATCACCCGAGGGTGTCAGCCGCGGAGCTGGCGTACATCCGGAGCGATCCGCCCGAGCCCACGCATAAGGTGGGCTGGGGGAAGCTGCTCACCTACAAGCAGACCTGGGCGTTCGTGGGGGCGAAGTTCTTCACCGACCCGATCTGGTGGTTCTATCTGTTCTGGATGCCGAAATTCCTCGATACGAACTTCGGCCTCTCCCTGAGCGAGTTGGTCTGGCCGCTGCTGACGATCTACGTCGTGGCCGACGTCGGGTCAGTGGCGGGTGGATACGTTTCCGGCGCGCTCATGAACCGCGGTTGGTCGGTGAACATGGGGCGTAAGATCGCGATGCTGATTCCCGCCCTGTTGATCGTCTTCACCGTCTTCGCCCCGCTGGCAACCACCATGTGGATGGCGGTCGCGTTCGTGAGCATGGCGGCCGCCTCGCACCAGTGGTGGTCGGCCAACCTGTTCACGACCGCCAGCGACATGTTCCCGCGGTGGGCCACCGCTTCGGTGGTGGGGCTCGGCGGGTTCGCCGGATCGATGGGAGGGTTCCTCTTCCAGTGGCTCACCGGGCAGATCCTGGAGGCCACGGACAGCAACTACACCGTCATCTTCATCATCTGCGGCCTGGCCTACGTCACTGCGCTGGGGATCTTCCACATCATCGTGCCGAACCTGGAGCCGGCGAAGATCGAGAAGCCGGCCTGA